One Leisingera sp. M658 genomic window carries:
- the bioB gene encoding biotin synthase BioB: protein MLDAAPIRTDWTREEAEAIYNKPFMDLLFQAHTVHRQYFDPNQVQKSKLLSIKTGGCAEDCAYCSQSARNGAQLSASKLIEVQRVIAEARKAKEGGATRYCMGAAWRSPKDRDMAALEAMVQGVKDLGMETCMTLGMLEEDQVFRLRDAGLDYYNHNIDTSERYYSEIITTRTFADRIDTLNRVREAGIKVCSGGIVGMGEQQLDRIDMMLALATLEVHPDSVPVNMLIPIADTPLANVEKLDPIEFVRSVALARILMPKSHVRLSAGRTDMSDEMQAMCFFAGANSIFVGDTLLTADNPEEDKDQQLFDRLGITAMAAGCDGSR, encoded by the coding sequence ATGCTGGACGCTGCACCCATCCGCACCGACTGGACCCGCGAAGAAGCGGAAGCGATTTACAACAAGCCTTTCATGGACTTGCTGTTTCAGGCGCACACGGTGCACCGGCAGTATTTCGACCCCAATCAGGTGCAGAAATCCAAGCTTCTCAGCATCAAGACCGGCGGCTGCGCCGAGGATTGCGCCTATTGCTCGCAGTCGGCGCGTAACGGCGCGCAGCTGTCAGCCTCCAAGCTGATCGAAGTGCAGCGGGTGATCGCCGAGGCCAGGAAAGCCAAGGAAGGCGGCGCGACGCGCTATTGCATGGGGGCCGCCTGGCGCTCGCCTAAGGACCGCGACATGGCCGCACTGGAAGCCATGGTGCAGGGCGTCAAGGATCTCGGCATGGAGACCTGCATGACCCTCGGCATGCTGGAGGAAGACCAGGTGTTTCGCCTGCGCGATGCGGGGCTGGATTATTACAACCACAATATCGACACCTCCGAGCGGTATTACTCCGAGATCATCACCACCCGCACCTTTGCCGACCGGATCGACACCCTGAACCGGGTGCGCGAGGCGGGCATCAAAGTGTGCTCCGGCGGTATTGTCGGCATGGGCGAGCAGCAGCTCGACCGTATCGACATGATGCTGGCGCTGGCAACGCTGGAGGTGCATCCCGACTCGGTGCCGGTGAACATGCTGATCCCGATTGCCGACACGCCGCTGGCCAATGTCGAAAAGCTGGACCCGATCGAATTTGTCCGCTCCGTCGCACTGGCCCGCATCCTGATGCCGAAATCCCACGTGCGCCTGTCCGCAGGCCGCACCGATATGTCGGACGAGATGCAGGCAATGTGCTTCTTCGCCGGGGCCAACTCGATCTTTGTGGGTGACACGCTGCTGACCGCCGACAACCCGGAAGAGGACAAGGACCAGCAGCTGTTCGACCGTCTGGGCATCACCGCCATGGCGGCGGGATGTGACGGCAGCCGCTGA
- a CDS encoding 8-amino-7-oxononanoate synthase, with amino-acid sequence MAGAFPRHETSLEALRNRGRYRQLMPRDGHDFASNDYLGLAGSDVLRAAATDALARGVPVGAGGSRLLRGNDAEHQLLEAEAAAFIGAEAALFMGGGFTANQAIFSTLPQQGDLVLYDALIHASTHDGMRLGRAETRSFAHGDVEDASRVLADWRSTGGTGQVWIAVEAVYSMDGDLAPLDALMALCDADGAVLVVDEAHSTGVFGDLGRGLAHGIAHRPNVLSLHTCGKALGASGALICGQRVLIETLINKARGFIFATAPSPLNAALVRAALAELQQNTGRREQAWQGITHAQAEAKRICGLEGYHSQILPVVIGDDKRTMALASAMQAQGYDIRGIRPPTVPRGTSRLRLSITLNTGAQIITRMFENLAREMETRP; translated from the coding sequence ATGGCGGGCGCCTTCCCGAGGCATGAGACATCGCTGGAAGCGCTGCGCAATCGCGGGCGCTACCGGCAGCTGATGCCGCGGGACGGGCATGATTTTGCCTCTAACGACTATCTTGGGCTGGCGGGCAGCGATGTGCTGCGCGCCGCTGCCACCGATGCGCTGGCGCGCGGCGTGCCGGTCGGGGCAGGCGGTTCGCGCCTGCTGCGCGGCAATGACGCAGAACATCAGTTGCTGGAGGCAGAGGCCGCGGCGTTTATCGGCGCCGAGGCAGCGCTGTTCATGGGCGGCGGCTTCACCGCCAATCAGGCGATCTTCTCGACCCTGCCGCAGCAGGGCGATTTGGTGCTCTATGATGCGCTGATCCATGCCAGCACCCATGACGGGATGCGGCTGGGTCGGGCAGAGACCCGCAGTTTTGCCCATGGCGACGTGGAAGACGCTTCGCGGGTGCTGGCGGACTGGCGCTCGACAGGTGGCACCGGACAGGTCTGGATCGCGGTTGAGGCGGTCTATTCAATGGACGGCGACCTGGCGCCGCTGGATGCGCTAATGGCGCTGTGTGATGCGGACGGCGCGGTGCTGGTGGTGGATGAGGCGCATTCCACAGGCGTGTTCGGCGATCTGGGCCGCGGGCTGGCACACGGCATTGCGCACCGGCCAAATGTCTTATCCCTGCACACCTGCGGCAAGGCGTTGGGGGCCTCTGGTGCGCTCATCTGCGGTCAGCGGGTGCTGATCGAGACACTGATCAACAAGGCGCGCGGGTTCATCTTTGCCACCGCGCCCTCACCGTTGAACGCCGCACTGGTACGGGCGGCCCTGGCTGAGCTGCAACAGAACACGGGCCGCCGCGAACAGGCGTGGCAGGGGATCACCCATGCGCAAGCAGAGGCCAAACGCATCTGCGGTCTGGAGGGCTATCACAGCCAGATCCTGCCGGTGGTGATCGGTGACGACAAACGCACCATGGCGCTGGCCTCTGCCATGCAGGCGCAGGGCTATGACATTCGCGGCATCCGCCCGCCAACGGTGCCCCGCGGCACCTCGCGGCTGCGGCTGTCGATCACGTTGAACACGGGGGCACAGATCATCACCCGAATGTTCGAAAACCTCGCCCGGGAAATGGAGACAAGGCCATGA